From the Macaca nemestrina isolate mMacNem1 chromosome 18, mMacNem.hap1, whole genome shotgun sequence genome, the window ttacgccattgcactccagcctgggcaacagagctagactccgactcaaaaaaaaaaaaacaaaaaaaaaaaccatggctgggccatggtggctcacacctgtaatcccagcactttgggcagccaaggcgggtggatcatttgaggtcaggagtttgagaccagcctgaccaacatggtgaaaccccatctatactaaaaatacaaaaattagctgtatggtagttgtgtgcacctgtaatcccaactactcaggaggctgaggcaggagaattgcttgagcctgggaggtggaggttgtggtgagccaagattgcgctacagcgctccagcctgggtgagagagtgaggccctgtctcaaacaacaacaacaaaaaaaaaagaaagaaagaaagaaaaaaaaaaacccagctctGGAAggaggaaagtaaaaaaaaaaaagaaactcagttcTCAGTTCTCAGGGTTGTTGGGAAAAACAATGAGGTCAGTAAAGAGGTCCTATACCTGGAACATAGTTCATTCGGTGAACGGAAAGGAGCTGTGTGAGCTGTTTTTTGTTACCCACATCACCTTTCTCCGGCTGAcaccctattttattttcttcaagtaaCTTTCACCAGACATTATCTGATAGGTTGTTTTTACCTGTCTCCACGTGACTCACACCCCGgaaccgtgcctggccttgagaAGGTGCTCAGTAATAAATGTTGTTGAGCAAAAAAATGAATGCACCGATCATTCCTAGATCAGGGCTTAGCGGGGCAGGGGGTAGGAATGGAACTCACAGCTCCGGTAGGCTGGGGGCAGCAGGCATCCAGGAAGTGGGCCCGGCTAGGCAGAGGAAAGTCGCAGGCTTCTGCACAGGTCCAGCAGCAGTCTGGGGGCCCTGAGGCACCTTGCTTCCTGCAGGGGGAGCTACCGTCCGCGCAGCAGCCCTGGGCCTAGATCACAGGGTTCAGGATGTGGAACAGGCAGCAGATAGTGACAGCCAAGCCAGCTTTCCCGAGGGGGCAGGAAAAGGTTTGGCTGGGGACAGGAGAGGAGGGACCCCCTGGTACTACAAAACGGATAGATGCAAGGGCTAAATGTCAAGTGTCTCAGGGTAAGAGCCTGCAGATGAAGGGACAGGTTAACGGGATTCCTCTTCCCCAGAGCCCACCCTTTATCCCCCACCAGACCCCTCACCAGCAGGCAGTGCCTAGTCAGCAGGACTAGACCCAGCAGCAACAAATAGATGCCCACAGCGATGAAGACGATGGCAGGGATGGGGAGCAGCAGGGGAGGGCTGCTGACAGGAGCCGGGGTTGGATTCCATGGACTAGAGGAGGCCTGGACGAGCACAGGGGGAAGGGATGACAAGGAGGTGGAGAGGGGTTGCAGGAACACGGGAATACCATGAGGGACGCGGAGGCGGGTGGGAGAGGAACGGCCACCAGATGGTGGGGAGAGCATCAATGGGACTACACCCTGACTCATTATCTTGTGCCCTGAGCCTGCCTTTTTCCCTATCATTTCCAGTTTAGCACCATCAAGCACTTCTGCATTCTAGAGCCTTCTAGGGCTTACTGATTTTCCTTCTGGAATGCCTCTCCAAAGAGATCTCTTGTCTCTGACTCCCCTGCCACTCCTTTACCATCCCTCAGCTCACATTACCGGCCCCTGTCATCCAACCTGCAATTTTTCCCCTTTTCCATACCAGATGTCCTTGTgtatccctccctcccttacaATCCATCAATGGCTCCCAGTAACTcacttaaaactttttcttttatttatttattttattattattattgagatggagtctcactctgtcacccaagctggagtgcagtggggcgatctcggctcatgcaacctctgccatccgggttcaagggattctcctacttcagcctcccaagtagctgggataaaaggcgcgcgccaccacacccagctaatgtttgtatttttagtacagagggggtttcgtcatgttggccaggctggtcttgaactcctaatctcaggtgatccacccacctcggcctcccaaagtgctgggattccaagcatgagccaccgcacctggctatttttcttagagacagtgtctcactctgtcacccaggccggaatgcagcggcaagatcatggctcgctgcagcctcgagctcctgggcttaaacgatcctcccacctcagcctcctcagtagctggaattacaggcgacagccaccacacctggcacttAAAACTTATGTCAGTGACAAAATTCCCAGTTTAGTCCTGCctacctctctccctccttctcttccaaaCACATGATAGCCCTAGCAATTCCCCAAATGCTGCAGCCTCCCTCTCACCCCCAGGCTGTTTCCTCTGCCGGAAATGCCTTTTCTCCTGGATTACTTGGTCAACCTCCTCATCTTGCCAGGAATACCAGAAATGTGCTCTCCCGTGGGAAGTCCATTCCTGGCACTCTTCCTCACAGTTCTCGTCCTGAGCTGGCAGGGTGTAGTCTCTGTTGGGTAGAAGCCCCCTCCCCAGTCCGTGCTGGAAGGCAGGCTCAGTCGGGGTGAGGACAGGGCGCTGAgggggctcagagaggggaaggggccCGGACTTACGTCCAtggggcagggcagagccagTCAATCCGGGAGCTGCAGAAGGAAGGTTCTGGGTCTCAGGGGCTGAGAGGCACCGTTAGACCGGGGTGCccaccctccttccctttcctgtttggggaaactgaggccatcGCTGGGCCAGAGGGTGGAATTCGGGAAAGGGAATGGGAGGCGGGGGATCCGAGGCGGCGCCTTCCTCGCAGGCTCCAGCTTGCCCCAGACCACTCCCCTCTTCAGTCCCTACACCCCGGGCTTCCCCGGTCGGTCCGCCCCCATCACCTGCACCCTCGGGCCGCGGGCAATTCACGGATTCCGCGCCGAGCTGGGTCCAATAGGCCGAGGCACCGGCTCCGCCCAGAAGCCGTTCGCGGCATCCAGCTGTTGCCATGGTGACCAGAGCGGCGTTTTTTTACGGCGGCCGCCGAGGCCCAAACTCCCTCCTGCCGCCTCGCGCCTCCCGCCTCGCGCCTCCCGCCTCGCGCCTCCCGCCTCGcgcctcccgcctcccgcctcgCGCCTCCCGCCTCGCGCCTCCGGCCTCCCGCCTGAGCTTCCGCTGATACCAGCTTTGCGCCGCTGCGGCCCTAGGGGCTTTTTCGAGGGGACCCAAGGGGAAGAGCGAATCCCGCCACCGCCAGCCTAGGTCGGATCCTCATCAGATGCTGGACGTTGGAGGAGGCACCGGGTTGTGGGGCGCCACAGGAGGATTGAACCTCCAGGCTACA encodes:
- the LOC139359858 gene encoding uncharacterized protein isoform X3; translation: MDASSSPWNPTPAPVSSPPLLLPIPAIVFIAVGIYLLLLGLVLLTRHCLLAQGCCADGSSPCRKQGASGPPDCCWTCAEACDFPLPSRAHFLDACCPQPTGADWAPRCPRCCPLCDCACTCQLPDCQSLNCLCFEIKLR
- the LOC139359858 gene encoding uncharacterized protein isoform X1, which gives rise to MIGKKAGSGHKIMSQGVVPLMLSPPSGGRSSPTRLRVPHGIPVFLQPLSTSLSSLPPVLVQASSSPWNPTPAPVSSPPLLLPIPAIVFIAVGIYLLLLGLVLLTRHCLLAQGCCADGSSPCRKQGASGPPDCCWTCAEACDFPLPSRAHFLDACCPQPTGADWAPRCPRCCPLCDCACTCQLPDCQSLNCLCFEIKLR
- the LOC139359858 gene encoding uncharacterized protein isoform X2, with translation MDFPRESTFLASSSPWNPTPAPVSSPPLLLPIPAIVFIAVGIYLLLLGLVLLTRHCLLAQGCCADGSSPCRKQGASGPPDCCWTCAEACDFPLPSRAHFLDACCPQPTGADWAPRCPRCCPLCDCACTCQLPDCQSLNCLCFEIKLR